From the genome of Prochlorococcus marinus XMU1419, one region includes:
- the glmS gene encoding glutamine--fructose-6-phosphate transaminase (isomerizing), which translates to MCGIVAVTGYKKALPLLMNGLEKLEYRGYDSAGIAIINSETNSISCNKAEGKLKNLISNLKDHNIPGTVGIGHTRWATHGKPEVKNAHPHTDSSGNIAVVQNGIIENFQDLKNKLEQEGIIFNSDTDTEVIPHLIKRELNTLSKLNLENNGSTLLVAVRNVISDLEGSYALAVLWADAPTSLVVARRQAPLIIGLGEGEFICASDTPAIANFTNIILPMEDEEIALLTPLGIEIYDTNNERQYRNPVSLKVSEQIMDKMNFKHYMLKEIYDQPQTVKNWLENYLIQNLEDGKYQINYPFDTKFLESIERIEIIACGTSKHAAMVGSFLLEQFSGIPTNVFYASEFRYSPPPLLPNTLTIGVTQSGETADTIAAIDMEIKRRSSIEDKNFKPNLIAITNRKESSIGRQVSNLIDICAGIEVGVAATKTFFAQLLSFYGLAIKFAEIKGSRSLNEINNLITDLIKLPPLIENLLEQHNKSSEKLAHDFFNIKDVIFLGRGINYPIALEGALKLKEISYIHAAGYPAGEMKHGPIALLDKKVPVISIASPGEVFDKVISNAQEAKARDSFLIGIAPECNGTEIFDYLMKVPSSNEWISPLLNIVPLQLLSYHIAAHRGLDVDQPRNLAKSVTVE; encoded by the coding sequence ATGTGTGGAATAGTTGCTGTTACTGGATATAAAAAAGCTTTACCATTATTAATGAATGGTTTAGAAAAACTTGAATATAGAGGTTATGATTCTGCAGGTATTGCAATAATAAATTCCGAAACAAATTCTATATCTTGTAACAAAGCAGAAGGAAAACTCAAGAATTTAATAAGTAATCTTAAAGATCACAATATACCTGGAACTGTGGGTATAGGTCATACACGATGGGCAACTCATGGTAAACCTGAGGTTAAAAATGCACATCCTCATACTGATAGTTCAGGAAATATAGCAGTTGTTCAAAATGGAATTATTGAAAATTTTCAAGATTTAAAAAATAAATTAGAACAAGAAGGCATTATTTTTAACTCTGATACAGACACTGAGGTAATTCCTCATCTAATAAAAAGAGAATTAAATACATTAAGTAAACTTAACCTTGAAAATAATGGCTCAACATTATTAGTTGCTGTGAGAAATGTAATATCTGATTTGGAAGGATCTTATGCCCTAGCCGTTTTATGGGCTGATGCTCCAACCTCTTTGGTAGTTGCAAGAAGACAAGCACCCTTGATTATTGGTTTGGGTGAAGGTGAATTTATTTGTGCAAGTGATACTCCAGCTATTGCTAATTTCACAAATATTATTTTGCCTATGGAGGATGAAGAAATAGCTTTGTTGACTCCGCTTGGAATAGAAATATATGACACGAACAATGAGAGGCAATATCGAAATCCAGTTTCTCTCAAAGTTTCAGAGCAAATAATGGATAAGATGAATTTTAAACACTACATGTTAAAGGAGATATATGATCAACCACAGACCGTAAAAAACTGGTTGGAAAATTATTTAATTCAAAACTTAGAAGATGGCAAATATCAAATTAATTATCCTTTTGATACAAAGTTTTTAGAATCAATAGAAAGAATTGAAATTATCGCTTGTGGTACAAGTAAACATGCTGCAATGGTTGGTAGTTTTTTACTAGAACAATTTTCAGGTATTCCCACGAATGTTTTTTACGCAAGTGAATTTCGATATTCACCACCTCCATTGCTGCCAAATACATTAACTATTGGAGTCACACAATCTGGAGAAACTGCTGATACAATTGCAGCTATTGATATGGAAATTAAAAGACGGTCTTCGATTGAAGATAAAAATTTTAAACCTAATCTTATTGCTATAACAAATAGAAAAGAGAGCTCGATAGGAAGGCAGGTTTCAAATTTAATTGATATTTGTGCAGGAATAGAAGTGGGAGTTGCAGCTACAAAAACTTTTTTTGCTCAATTACTTTCTTTTTATGGCTTAGCTATAAAATTTGCAGAAATTAAAGGTAGTCGAAGCCTAAATGAAATAAATAATTTAATAACTGATCTTATAAAACTGCCTCCATTAATAGAAAATCTTTTAGAGCAACATAATAAATCTTCAGAAAAGCTAGCACATGATTTTTTTAATATTAAAGATGTTATTTTTTTAGGAAGGGGTATTAATTATCCTATTGCTCTTGAAGGAGCGTTAAAACTCAAAGAAATTAGTTATATTCATGCGGCTGGATATCCAGCTGGTGAGATGAAACATGGCCCAATAGCTTTGTTAGATAAAAAAGTCCCCGTTATTTCTATTGCTTCTCCTGGTGAAGTTTTCGATAAAGTGATCAGTAATGCTCAAGAAGCAAAAGCTAGAGATTCATTTTTAATTGGGATTGCCCCTGAATGTAATGGAACTGAAATTTTTGATTATTTAATGAAAGTTCCTTCCTCTAATGAATGGATTTCACCTTTACTTAACATAGTGCCTCTACAATTATTGAGTTACCATATTGCAGCTCATAGAGGACTTGACGTGGATCAACCAAGAAATTTAGCTAAAAGTGTAACTGTGGAATGA
- the psaC gene encoding photosystem I iron-sulfur center protein PsaC, with protein sequence MSHAVKIYDTCIGCTQCVRACPLDVLEMVPWEGCKAGQIASSPRTEDCVGCKRCETACPTDFLSIRVYLGDETSRSMGLAY encoded by the coding sequence ATGTCACACGCAGTTAAAATTTATGACACTTGCATTGGTTGTACCCAATGCGTAAGGGCTTGCCCACTTGATGTTTTAGAAATGGTTCCCTGGGAAGGCTGTAAAGCTGGACAAATAGCTTCTTCTCCTAGAACAGAAGATTGTGTAGGTTGCAAAAGATGTGAAACAGCCTGTCCAACTGATTTCTTAAGTATTCGTGTTTATTTAGGGGATGAGACTTCAAGGAGTATGGGCCTAGCATATTGA
- the acpP gene encoding acyl carrier protein, with product MSQEILEKVCSIVSEQLSVESTEVKSDSNFQNDLGADSLDTVELVMALEEAFDIEIPDEAAEGIATVGDAVKFIEEKKG from the coding sequence ATGTCACAAGAAATCCTTGAAAAAGTCTGTTCTATTGTTTCAGAACAATTAAGTGTTGAATCAACAGAAGTAAAATCAGATTCAAATTTCCAAAATGATTTAGGAGCAGATTCTCTAGATACAGTTGAACTCGTTATGGCTTTAGAAGAAGCATTTGACATTGAAATTCCAGATGAGGCAGCTGAAGGAATCGCAACTGTTGGCGATGCTGTAAAATTCATCGAAGAAAAAAAAGGTTAA
- the fabF gene encoding beta-ketoacyl-ACP synthase II, whose amino-acid sequence MPNFHRVVITGIGAVTPIGNNIDEYLVGLQTGTNGVSDITLFDPVQHPCKFAAEVKNLQSENFIEAKESKRWDRFSQFGVIAAKQAFNDSGLEITEANASRIGVIIGSGVGGLLTMESQAQILSHKGPKRVSPFTVPMMIPNMATGLAAIALGAKGPSSAVSTACAAGSNAIGDSFRLLQLGKADAMICGGAEASITPLGVAGFASAKALSFRNDSPQTASRPFDAERDGFVIGEGSGILVLETLENAQKRNARIYAEIIGYGTTCDAHHITAPSPGGVGGAEAIKLAIEDACLSLEKVDYINAHGTSTSANDKNETSAIKSIFKDRSYLIPVSSTKSMTGHLLGGSGGIEAVACILSLTHNFIPPTINYVNPDPECDLDYVPNNAREAQVGVALSNSFGFGGHNVCLAFSKMN is encoded by the coding sequence ATGCCAAATTTCCATCGAGTAGTTATTACTGGTATCGGAGCAGTAACTCCAATTGGTAATAACATTGATGAATATTTAGTCGGTCTTCAAACAGGTACTAATGGGGTCTCAGATATTACTCTCTTTGATCCTGTACAACATCCGTGCAAATTTGCTGCAGAAGTAAAAAATCTTCAATCTGAAAATTTTATTGAAGCTAAAGAATCCAAAAGATGGGATCGTTTTTCCCAGTTTGGAGTTATTGCTGCAAAGCAAGCCTTTAATGATTCTGGACTAGAAATTACAGAAGCTAATGCTTCAAGAATTGGAGTGATTATTGGTTCTGGTGTTGGAGGCTTGCTAACTATGGAAAGTCAAGCTCAAATATTAAGTCATAAAGGACCTAAAAGAGTAAGTCCATTTACAGTCCCAATGATGATTCCAAATATGGCAACTGGATTGGCTGCCATCGCTTTGGGTGCAAAAGGACCAAGTTCCGCTGTTTCAACAGCTTGCGCTGCCGGTTCAAATGCAATTGGTGATTCTTTTAGATTACTCCAACTTGGAAAGGCAGATGCAATGATCTGTGGAGGAGCAGAAGCAAGTATTACGCCCCTTGGAGTAGCTGGTTTTGCTAGTGCTAAAGCTCTTTCATTCAGAAATGACAGCCCTCAAACAGCTAGCAGACCTTTTGACGCTGAAAGAGATGGATTTGTTATTGGAGAGGGATCTGGAATTCTTGTTTTAGAAACTTTAGAAAATGCGCAAAAAAGGAATGCGAGAATTTATGCAGAAATAATTGGATATGGAACAACATGTGATGCACATCATATTACTGCTCCATCTCCAGGCGGTGTAGGAGGAGCCGAAGCTATCAAATTAGCAATTGAAGACGCTTGTCTCAGCCTTGAAAAAGTTGATTACATAAATGCTCATGGAACAAGTACATCAGCTAATGATAAAAATGAAACTTCTGCAATTAAATCTATTTTTAAAGACAGATCTTACCTCATTCCTGTAAGCTCTACTAAGTCGATGACTGGTCATCTCCTAGGAGGCTCAGGAGGTATAGAGGCTGTAGCTTGTATACTTTCTTTGACACATAATTTTATCCCTCCTACAATTAACTACGTCAATCCAGATCCTGAATGTGATCTTGATTATGTACCAAATAACGCAAGAGAAGCTCAAGTAGGAGTTGCTCTTTCTAATTCTTTCGGCTTTGGTGGTCACAATGTTTGTCTTGCTTTCAGCAAAATGAATTGA
- the tkt gene encoding transketolase — translation MVAASVSLESLCVNSIRMLAVDAVNKSNSGHPGLPMGCAPMGYALWQNILNHNPNNPKWFNRDRFVLSAGHGCMLLYSLLHLTGYKSVSIEDIKEFRQWGSKTPGHPETFETEGVEVTAGPLGAGISNAVGLAIAETHLAAKFNKPDCNIVDHYTYVIMGDGCNQEGIASEACSLAGHLKLGKLIALYDDNQITIDGRTDVSFTEDVLKRYEAYGWHVQHVEDGNHDVKGITEAIEKAKLITDKPSIIKISTTIGYGSPNKSDTAGIHGAAVGEEEAALTREFLNWEYPPFEIPDEVYTHFRKSINKGENLEKDWDSKFEEYQKKYPSEGAELKRMLEGKLPENWDSDLPSYTPDDKGLATRKHSQICLGALGPNLPELIGGSADLTHSNYTDIKGETGSFQPHSPEKRYLHFGVREHAMAAVLNGIAYHNSGLIPYGGTFLVFADYMRGSMRLSALSELGVIYVLTHDSIGVGEDGPTHQPIETIPSLRAMPNMLVFRPGDGNETSGAYKLAIKNRKRPSALCLSRQGMPNQENTSIDKVAFGGYVVSDCEGTPDLIFIGTGSELNLCIEASKQISNLGKKTRVVSMPCVELFEEQDESYKESVLPSSVSKRVVVEAAHSFGWHKYTGFDGICITMDRFGASAPGGECMKNFGFTVENVVNKTKEIL, via the coding sequence ATGGTCGCTGCATCTGTCTCATTAGAATCACTTTGTGTAAATAGTATAAGAATGCTTGCTGTAGATGCAGTAAATAAATCTAATAGTGGACATCCTGGATTACCGATGGGGTGTGCTCCTATGGGTTATGCATTATGGCAAAACATACTAAATCACAACCCCAATAACCCAAAATGGTTCAATAGAGATCGTTTTGTATTATCAGCTGGTCATGGCTGCATGCTGTTATATTCTTTGCTGCATTTGACAGGATATAAATCAGTTTCTATAGAAGATATTAAAGAATTCAGACAATGGGGATCAAAAACTCCTGGACATCCAGAAACATTCGAAACTGAAGGTGTTGAAGTCACAGCTGGGCCTCTTGGAGCCGGGATTTCAAACGCTGTTGGTTTAGCAATAGCTGAAACTCACTTAGCAGCAAAATTTAATAAGCCCGATTGTAATATCGTTGATCACTACACCTACGTAATAATGGGTGACGGATGTAATCAAGAGGGTATCGCATCAGAGGCTTGCTCATTAGCTGGTCATCTAAAGCTTGGAAAATTAATTGCGCTCTATGACGATAATCAAATTACAATTGATGGGCGAACCGATGTTTCTTTCACCGAAGATGTTTTAAAAAGATATGAAGCTTATGGATGGCACGTACAACATGTTGAAGATGGTAATCATGATGTCAAAGGAATAACTGAAGCTATCGAAAAAGCAAAATTAATAACAGACAAACCTTCAATTATAAAAATTTCTACAACCATAGGTTATGGTTCACCCAATAAATCAGATACTGCTGGAATTCATGGAGCAGCTGTTGGAGAGGAAGAAGCTGCATTAACTAGAGAGTTTCTAAATTGGGAATACCCTCCCTTTGAAATACCAGATGAAGTTTATACGCATTTTAGAAAATCAATTAATAAAGGAGAAAACTTAGAGAAAGATTGGGATTCTAAATTTGAAGAATATCAGAAAAAATATCCCTCTGAAGGAGCCGAGTTAAAAAGAATGTTGGAGGGTAAATTACCAGAGAATTGGGATTCAGATCTCCCCTCTTATACACCTGATGATAAAGGGTTAGCCACCAGAAAGCATTCACAAATATGTTTAGGTGCTTTAGGACCTAACCTGCCTGAATTAATTGGTGGATCAGCAGATTTAACTCACTCTAACTACACAGATATCAAAGGAGAAACTGGATCATTCCAGCCTCATAGTCCTGAAAAAAGATATTTGCATTTTGGCGTACGTGAACATGCAATGGCAGCCGTACTTAATGGTATTGCCTATCACAATAGTGGTCTTATTCCATACGGTGGAACTTTCCTTGTTTTCGCTGATTACATGAGAGGTTCAATGAGGCTTTCAGCACTCAGCGAATTAGGAGTAATCTATGTATTAACACATGATTCAATTGGTGTAGGAGAAGACGGTCCAACCCACCAACCTATTGAAACTATCCCCTCTCTTCGTGCCATGCCTAACATGCTAGTTTTTCGACCAGGAGATGGAAATGAAACGAGTGGTGCTTATAAGCTTGCAATTAAAAACCGAAAAAGACCCTCTGCCCTTTGTTTAAGCAGACAAGGTATGCCTAATCAAGAAAATACTTCAATTGACAAAGTTGCATTTGGCGGATATGTAGTTTCTGATTGCGAAGGAACACCAGATTTAATTTTTATTGGCACTGGAAGCGAACTAAATCTTTGTATTGAAGCAAGTAAGCAGATTTCAAACTTAGGTAAAAAAACTAGGGTTGTCTCTATGCCTTGCGTAGAACTGTTCGAAGAGCAAGACGAATCTTACAAAGAAAGTGTTTTACCTAGTAGTGTTTCCAAGAGAGTTGTAGTAGAAGCTGCTCATTCATTTGGTTGGCATAAATATACAGGTTTTGATGGGATTTGTATTACTATGGATAGATTTGGTGCATCAGCACCGGGTGGAGAGTGTATGAAAAATTTTGGATTTACAGTTGAAAACGTTGTTAATAAGACGAAGGAAATTCTATAA
- the thiC gene encoding phosphomethylpyrimidine synthase ThiC, with protein sequence MRSSWIKPRLGKENVTQMNFARNGYITEEMDFVAKKENLPASLIMEEVARGRLIIPANINHLNLEPMSIGIASRCKVNANIGASPNASDINEEVEKLKLAVKYGADTVMDLSTGGVNLDEVRQAIIQESTVPIGTVPVYQALESVHGSIDRLTEDDFLHIIEKHCQQGVDYQTIHAGLLIEHLPKVKGRITGIVSRGGGILAQWMLHHFKQNPLYTRFDDICEIFKKYDCTFSLGDSLRPGCLHDASDDAQLAELKTLGELTRRAWEHNVQVMVEGPGHVPMDQIEFNVRKQMEECSEAPFYVLGPLVTDISPGYDHISSAIGAAMAGWYGTSMLCYVTPKEHLGLPNAEDVREGLIAYKIAAHAADIARHRAGARNRDDELSHARYNFDWNKQFELSLDPERAKQYHDETLPEEIFKKAEFCSMCGPKHCPMNSKISNESLDQLKDKLEECNTSV encoded by the coding sequence ATGAGAAGTTCCTGGATTAAGCCTCGCCTTGGGAAAGAAAATGTAACTCAGATGAACTTTGCGAGAAATGGCTATATCACTGAAGAAATGGATTTTGTTGCTAAAAAAGAGAATCTACCTGCTTCTTTAATAATGGAAGAGGTGGCAAGAGGAAGATTAATTATTCCAGCTAATATTAATCATTTGAATCTTGAGCCAATGTCTATAGGTATTGCTTCTAGATGCAAAGTTAATGCAAATATTGGTGCTTCCCCTAATGCAAGTGATATTAATGAAGAAGTAGAGAAGCTTAAGCTAGCCGTTAAATATGGCGCTGATACAGTTATGGATCTTTCTACAGGAGGAGTAAATTTAGATGAAGTGCGGCAAGCAATTATTCAAGAATCTACTGTTCCTATAGGCACAGTTCCTGTTTATCAAGCTTTAGAAAGTGTACATGGTTCAATAGATAGACTAACTGAAGACGATTTTCTTCACATTATTGAAAAACATTGCCAGCAAGGCGTAGATTATCAAACTATTCATGCTGGGCTATTAATAGAGCATTTACCAAAAGTTAAAGGAAGAATCACTGGAATTGTAAGTAGAGGGGGAGGTATTTTAGCTCAATGGATGTTGCATCATTTTAAGCAAAATCCCCTATATACAAGGTTTGATGATATTTGTGAGATTTTTAAGAAATATGATTGTACTTTTTCTCTAGGAGATTCCCTAAGACCTGGATGTTTGCATGATGCCTCTGATGATGCTCAGCTAGCTGAATTGAAGACTTTAGGAGAGCTTACTCGAAGAGCATGGGAGCATAATGTTCAAGTAATGGTTGAGGGCCCTGGCCATGTACCTATGGACCAAATTGAGTTTAACGTGAGAAAACAAATGGAAGAATGTTCAGAAGCTCCCTTCTATGTACTTGGTCCATTGGTAACAGATATATCTCCTGGTTATGACCATATATCCAGTGCTATTGGTGCAGCAATGGCAGGATGGTATGGGACTTCAATGTTATGTTATGTAACTCCAAAAGAACATTTAGGTCTTCCAAATGCAGAAGATGTACGCGAAGGATTAATTGCTTATAAGATAGCTGCACATGCTGCTGATATTGCAAGGCATCGAGCTGGAGCTCGTAACAGAGATGATGAACTTAGCCATGCAAGATATAACTTTGATTGGAATAAACAATTTGAACTTTCATTAGATCCTGAAAGGGCAAAGCAATATCATGATGAAACACTACCTGAAGAAATCTTCAAAAAGGCTGAATTTTGTTCAATGTGCGGCCCTAAACATTGTCCAATGAATTCAAAAATTTCTAATGAATCTCTCGATCAGTTAAAAGATAAACTTGAAGAATGTAATACTTCAGTTTAG
- a CDS encoding DUF3188 domain-containing protein → MKIDKRFILSFVAPFMILISAIGLILRDNSRKIFYLPVGLVGVSVILEKDIRRRLERKNILKKIKTYKKVK, encoded by the coding sequence ATGAAAATTGATAAAAGATTTATTTTGTCTTTTGTGGCTCCTTTCATGATCCTTATTTCTGCTATTGGCTTGATATTGAGAGATAATTCTAGGAAGATTTTTTATTTACCTGTTGGCTTAGTGGGCGTTTCAGTTATTCTGGAGAAAGATATAAGAAGAAGATTGGAAAGGAAAAATATTTTAAAAAAAATAAAGACTTATAAAAAAGTTAAATAA
- a CDS encoding amidohydrolase: protein MSKDQLFKKIDSFSDELINLRRHIHAHPELSGLENQTAILISGFLKNIGWNVRESIGRTGVVAELGPLDKGIIGLRVDMDALPIHEETKLTFSSKVDGVMHACGHDLHISIGLGVAKIVKDLKLNFGTRIIFQPAEEIASGARWMIKDGATNGLTHILGVHVYPDLSVGTIGIKEGSLTAAAGELKVEIQGKSGHGARPHEGVDAIWVASKIISGVQESITRKLDPLDPVVITFGKINGGNAFNILAEKVSLIGTVRCTNFKLFKKMGNWLNENITSLANSCGADAKVIFREITPPVNNNSEINRVLRDSGIKVLGKENVIELQKPSLGAEDFAEFLNEIPGAMFRLGVSSSNGCAPLHSSKFDPDEKAIAVGIKVITESIVKLNNEIVNKVDK from the coding sequence ATGAGTAAAGATCAGCTTTTTAAAAAAATTGATTCGTTTAGTGATGAGTTAATTAATTTAAGAAGACATATCCATGCACATCCGGAATTAAGCGGACTAGAAAATCAAACAGCGATTTTGATAAGTGGTTTTTTAAAAAATATTGGTTGGAATGTCAGAGAATCTATAGGTAGAACTGGTGTTGTAGCTGAATTAGGTCCCTTAGATAAAGGCATCATAGGATTAAGAGTGGATATGGATGCCTTACCAATACATGAGGAAACTAAACTTACATTTTCTTCAAAAGTAGATGGTGTTATGCATGCGTGTGGTCACGATTTACATATATCGATTGGTTTGGGTGTAGCAAAAATTGTTAAGGATTTGAAACTTAATTTTGGGACTAGGATAATTTTTCAGCCTGCTGAAGAGATCGCAAGCGGAGCTAGATGGATGATTAAGGATGGAGCAACTAATGGTTTAACCCATATTTTAGGCGTTCATGTCTACCCTGATTTATCTGTAGGGACTATTGGAATTAAAGAGGGAAGTTTAACTGCAGCAGCTGGAGAACTCAAGGTGGAGATCCAAGGAAAATCAGGACATGGTGCTCGACCTCATGAAGGGGTTGATGCTATATGGGTTGCCTCTAAAATTATCTCAGGAGTTCAAGAATCAATAACAAGGAAGTTAGATCCTTTAGATCCCGTAGTAATAACTTTTGGGAAAATTAATGGTGGTAATGCCTTCAATATTCTTGCTGAAAAAGTTTCATTAATTGGTACGGTTAGATGCACAAACTTTAAATTATTTAAGAAAATGGGTAATTGGCTCAATGAAAACATCACTTCTTTAGCTAATAGTTGCGGAGCTGATGCAAAAGTAATATTTAGAGAGATTACTCCACCAGTTAATAATAATTCTGAAATTAATAGAGTCCTCAGAGATTCAGGAATTAAAGTTTTGGGTAAAGAAAATGTTATCGAATTACAAAAACCATCATTGGGTGCTGAGGACTTCGCAGAATTCTTGAATGAGATCCCAGGGGCTATGTTTAGGCTTGGCGTTTCTAGTTCAAATGGATGCGCACCTTTACATAGTTCCAAATTTGATCCAGATGAAAAAGCTATTGCTGTTGGAATTAAAGTGATAACAGAATCCATAGTAAAATTAAATAATGAAATAGTTAATAAAGTTGATAAATGA